The Lichenihabitans psoromatis genome contains a region encoding:
- the pstS gene encoding phosphate ABC transporter substrate-binding protein PstS yields MVLNHTTATLAATMLVASALMACAPAQAETALTETGSTLILPLFKTWAADYAASHPGVTIATAGTGSAKGIAEAVSGTVNIGTSDAYMSDDDALAHPEIVDVPMAISALTINYNLPDVTGSLKLDGPTLAAIYAGVVRFWDDKAIASLNPGVSLPHHEIVPVHRAEGSGDTFVFTQYLSFTTAGRDEDTSTVIRLPGAAWGDQTGFGTSVAWPKVPGDRDATGNDGMVATIAASPYSIGYVGVSFEKQIEAAKLGTASVKSFAGQFLLPTPETIEAAADALTPRTPDDERLTLVNAPGQNCYPLINYEYAIVSTKQKDKATAAAIRNFLLWAIAPDEANKKTLDDQHFVELPAHVWVKSHDQIAAIE; encoded by the coding sequence ATGGTTCTGAACCATACGACTGCCACGCTCGCCGCGACGATGTTGGTCGCATCGGCTCTCATGGCTTGCGCCCCGGCTCAGGCCGAGACCGCTCTGACCGAGACCGGGTCGACGCTGATCCTGCCGCTGTTCAAGACATGGGCGGCCGATTACGCCGCATCGCATCCAGGCGTGACAATTGCGACCGCCGGGACGGGGTCGGCCAAGGGGATCGCGGAAGCCGTCTCGGGGACGGTGAATATCGGCACATCCGACGCCTACATGTCGGATGACGATGCGCTCGCGCATCCCGAGATCGTCGACGTGCCGATGGCGATCTCGGCCCTGACCATCAACTACAACCTTCCCGACGTGACGGGCTCGCTGAAACTCGATGGGCCGACGCTGGCTGCGATCTACGCCGGCGTGGTCCGTTTTTGGGACGATAAGGCGATCGCGTCACTGAACCCTGGGGTCAGCCTCCCCCATCATGAGATTGTGCCGGTCCACCGGGCCGAAGGATCGGGGGACACGTTCGTGTTCACGCAATATCTCTCCTTTACGACCGCCGGGCGTGACGAGGATACCTCGACGGTCATTCGACTGCCGGGCGCCGCTTGGGGCGACCAAACCGGCTTCGGCACCTCAGTGGCATGGCCGAAGGTGCCGGGCGACCGCGATGCAACCGGAAACGACGGGATGGTCGCAACCATCGCGGCGAGCCCCTATTCGATTGGTTACGTTGGCGTCAGCTTCGAAAAGCAGATCGAGGCGGCCAAGCTCGGGACGGCCTCGGTCAAGAGCTTCGCCGGACAGTTTCTCCTGCCGACCCCCGAGACGATCGAGGCGGCTGCCGATGCGCTGACGCCGCGCACCCCCGATGATGAGCGTCTCACCCTCGTTAATGCGCCGGGCCAGAACTGCTACCCGCTGATCAATTACGAATATGCGATCGTCTCGACAAAGCAGAAGGACAAGGCGACGGCAGCCGCCATCCGCAATTTCCTTCTCTGGGCCATCGCGCCCGACGAGGCCAACAAGAAGACGCTCGACGACCAGCATTTCGTCGAACTCCCGGCTCATGTCTGGGTGAAAAGCCACGATCAGATCGCGGCGATCGAGTAG
- a CDS encoding DUF6460 domain-containing protein — MQNDSVREVEFGHDRRPPSLAHRFFGGPPVTVLIRLIFICLVVGALLMWLNVEPMEVVRGALRAGERLWAMGFDAFGQAGRYVLAGAVIVVPIWFVMRLLTMRGAR, encoded by the coding sequence ATGCAGAATGATTCGGTGAGAGAGGTCGAGTTCGGACACGATCGGCGGCCCCCTTCGTTGGCCCACCGCTTCTTCGGCGGCCCGCCGGTGACGGTGCTGATCCGGTTGATCTTCATCTGCCTCGTCGTCGGGGCTTTGCTGATGTGGCTTAATGTCGAGCCGATGGAGGTCGTTCGCGGCGCTCTGCGCGCGGGCGAACGCCTCTGGGCCATGGGGTTTGACGCGTTCGGGCAGGCGGGTCGCTACGTGCTGGCCGGAGCCGTTATCGTCGTGCCGATCTGGTTCGTGATGCGGCTGCTCACGATGCGCGGCGCGCGCTGA
- a CDS encoding MFS transporter, which yields MTADAGATRWHQFKPVIQVASGNFLEMYDFFVFAYYAAAIGRAFFPSHDAFASLMLSLATFGVGFLMRPLGALVLGAYIDHHGRRAGLLLTLGLMAVGTVSVAVTPGYATLGIAAPLIVLAGRLMQGFSAGAELGGVSVYLAEIATPGHKGFYVSWQSASQQVAVIVAALLGVALQQELTPAQMDDWGWRLPLLLGCLIIPILFLLRSGLQETAEFATRKKRTASLSDVWRSVAANWPIVLVGAMLVTMTTVSFYLITAYTPTFGKETLKLDAMAALIVTLLVGVSNLFWLPVMGALSDRIGRRPLLIGFTLLALVTAYPVMLWLTAAPSFERLLAVELWLSFIYGSYNGAMVVYLTELMPADVRSAGFSLAYSLATAIFGGFTPAICTWLIHVTDNKAMPGVWLSCAALMGLIAAVLAERVGTAAANSRPEAMGAELSARRAS from the coding sequence ATGACCGCAGACGCGGGCGCGACGCGCTGGCATCAGTTCAAGCCCGTGATCCAGGTCGCGAGTGGCAATTTCCTCGAAATGTACGACTTTTTCGTCTTCGCCTATTACGCGGCGGCGATCGGTCGAGCCTTCTTTCCCAGCCATGACGCCTTCGCCTCGCTGATGTTGTCGCTGGCGACCTTCGGGGTCGGGTTTTTGATGCGGCCGCTCGGCGCGCTCGTGCTCGGCGCCTATATCGACCATCATGGCCGCCGCGCGGGCCTGCTGCTCACATTGGGACTCATGGCGGTCGGCACCGTGTCGGTGGCGGTGACGCCGGGCTATGCGACGCTCGGCATCGCGGCGCCCCTGATCGTGCTTGCCGGCCGGTTGATGCAAGGCTTCTCGGCCGGGGCGGAGCTGGGTGGCGTGTCGGTCTACCTCGCCGAGATCGCCACGCCCGGCCACAAAGGGTTTTACGTCAGTTGGCAATCGGCCAGCCAGCAGGTCGCCGTCATCGTGGCGGCGCTGCTCGGGGTCGCGCTCCAGCAGGAATTGACGCCGGCCCAGATGGACGACTGGGGCTGGCGACTGCCGCTCTTGCTCGGCTGTCTCATTATCCCGATTCTGTTCCTGCTCCGGTCGGGTCTGCAGGAAACCGCCGAATTCGCGACCCGGAAAAAACGCACCGCATCGCTGTCGGATGTGTGGCGGTCGGTCGCGGCCAATTGGCCGATCGTGCTGGTCGGCGCCATGCTGGTCACGATGACGACGGTATCTTTTTACCTCATCACGGCCTACACGCCGACCTTCGGCAAGGAAACGCTCAAGCTCGACGCCATGGCGGCCCTGATCGTGACGCTGCTGGTCGGGGTCTCGAACCTGTTCTGGCTGCCGGTCATGGGCGCATTGTCGGACCGGATCGGCCGTCGACCTCTGCTGATCGGCTTCACGCTGCTGGCCCTCGTGACGGCCTATCCGGTGATGTTGTGGCTGACGGCCGCACCCTCGTTCGAGCGGCTGCTGGCGGTCGAACTCTGGCTGTCGTTCATCTACGGCAGCTACAATGGCGCCATGGTGGTCTATCTGACCGAACTGATGCCCGCGGATGTCCGCAGCGCCGGCTTTTCACTGGCCTATAGTCTGGCGACCGCGATCTTTGGCGGCTTTACACCGGCGATCTGCACCTGGCTGATCCACGTGACCGACAATAAAGCCATGCCGGGCGTCTGGCTTTCCTGCGCGGCGCTGATGGGCCTCATCGCCGCCGTGCTGGCCGAACGCGTCGGCACAGCGGCGGCGAACTCCCGACCGGAGGCGATGGGCGCAGAGCTCAGCGCGCGCCGCGCATCGTGA
- a CDS encoding MFS transporter: MFARGEAQRAEAAVKRLLVRTPQYPTDIKLITRDGASVSGHGGGTSYAALFNKTNLRATILASVPWFLQDLGTYGIGIFTPTILAAAVGANADHARSVADIIANDITAAKGAALITTLLIVGIIFAVLLADVVGRIRLQVLGFIGCAAGLLLASFSSMVSGGASTLLIFAGFMLFNFMTNLGPNAQTYLLAGEVFPTAIRGKGAGFAAAFAKVGAVLTAFLFPILLTSIGTTALLYGLIVTSILGAIVTWLFKIETTGINLDELEQQ; this comes from the coding sequence CTGTTCGCGCGCGGTGAGGCCCAGCGCGCCGAGGCCGCCGTCAAGCGCCTGCTCGTCCGCACGCCCCAATATCCGACCGATATCAAGCTGATCACACGCGATGGTGCTTCCGTCTCCGGACACGGGGGAGGCACGTCCTACGCGGCGTTGTTCAACAAGACCAACCTGCGGGCCACCATCCTGGCATCCGTACCCTGGTTCCTCCAGGATCTCGGCACCTACGGCATCGGTATTTTCACGCCGACCATTCTGGCCGCCGCCGTCGGGGCCAATGCCGACCATGCCCGGAGCGTCGCCGACATTATCGCGAACGACATCACGGCCGCCAAAGGCGCGGCCCTGATCACCACGCTGCTGATCGTCGGCATTATCTTTGCGGTTCTGCTTGCCGACGTGGTCGGCCGCATCCGGCTGCAGGTGCTGGGATTCATCGGTTGTGCCGCGGGTCTGCTGCTCGCCTCGTTCTCGTCGATGGTGTCCGGAGGGGCCAGCACGCTGCTGATCTTTGCGGGTTTCATGCTGTTCAATTTCATGACCAATCTCGGCCCGAACGCGCAGACCTACCTGCTCGCCGGCGAGGTGTTCCCAACCGCTATCCGTGGCAAGGGCGCGGGCTTCGCGGCCGCCTTCGCCAAAGTCGGCGCGGTGTTGACCGCCTTCCTGTTCCCGATCCTGCTGACCAGTATCGGAACGACTGCGCTCCTCTATGGGCTGATCGTGACATCGATCCTCGGAGCGATCGTGACATGGCTGTTCAAGATCGAGACCACGGGCATCAACCTCGACGAGTTGGAACAGCAATGA
- the cobO gene encoding cob(I)yrinic acid a,c-diamide adenosyltransferase → MTTDPDSALSSPDPDARHKAKMANRKAVQDAEVASKTITEKGLLIVHTGPGKGKSTAAFGLLLRALGYGWPVGVVQFIKGAWDTGERRMILERFPEVRWHTMGEGFTWETQDRARDVAAAEAAWAKTVDLMADPTIRLIVLDELNIALRYDYLSLETVVAALKSRRPDLHIVVTGRNAKPALIEAADLVTEMTIVKHHFAAGVKAQAGIEF, encoded by the coding sequence ATGACCACCGACCCCGATTCCGCCTTGTCCAGCCCCGATCCGGACGCCCGCCACAAGGCCAAAATGGCCAATCGCAAAGCGGTGCAGGATGCCGAGGTCGCGTCCAAGACCATCACCGAGAAGGGTCTGCTGATCGTCCATACTGGCCCCGGCAAGGGCAAATCGACGGCCGCCTTCGGGTTGCTGCTCCGCGCGCTCGGCTACGGCTGGCCGGTCGGCGTCGTGCAATTCATCAAGGGCGCGTGGGACACCGGCGAGCGCCGCATGATCTTGGAGCGGTTTCCCGAGGTCCGATGGCATACGATGGGCGAGGGCTTCACCTGGGAAACGCAGGACCGCGCGCGTGATGTCGCTGCCGCCGAGGCCGCTTGGGCCAAGACCGTGGACCTGATGGCCGACCCCACGATCCGGCTGATCGTGCTGGACGAACTCAATATCGCGCTGCGCTACGATTACCTGTCGCTCGAGACCGTCGTGGCGGCGCTAAAGTCTCGGCGGCCAGACCTGCATATCGTCGTGACAGGCCGAAACGCCAAGCCAGCCCTGATCGAAGCGGCCGATCTCGTGACCGAGATGACGATCGTCAAGCATCACTTCGCGGCCGGCGTGAAGGCTCAGGCCGGCATCGAGTTCTGA
- a CDS encoding FAD-dependent oxidoreductase: MTKTISEPAREIDVIHNTDVLVVGSGPGGLAAALAAARTGVEVALVERFGCFGGNITAVGVEGFAWYRHEATIEAGGIGREFEDRAKAMGAAVPESQSLSFELDSEGFKLVADRLVGEAGVRPMLHRQFVAPIMEGNTIVGIITESKAGREAILAKRVIDATGDADVAHRAGAPTHKTPKEQMQAASVMFHLAGVDKRAFMDGVRADPQTYRDWSTGEWQVETDGKEDAMFSPFLGKPFAQAIRDGVLPAHLNTISSTWGAAHDSGELTYMNLVHLAECDGTDPDDLTAFEMEGRSQAMAAIEVLRRYTPGCESARLRNFGMTIGIRDTRKIDAVYNLTERDVRHEGRFEDSIGIYPEFIDGYGILILPTTGRYMHVPYRAMLPKGVQALLVAGRAIGGSRVAHAATRNMACCAVAGQGAGVAAAISVRSGRALDAVNLADVQAELIRQGVRLH; this comes from the coding sequence GTGACCAAGACCATTTCCGAGCCTGCGCGCGAGATCGATGTCATCCACAACACCGACGTGTTGGTCGTCGGCTCCGGCCCTGGCGGTTTGGCGGCGGCGCTGGCGGCGGCCCGTACCGGTGTCGAGGTCGCGCTGGTGGAACGCTTCGGATGTTTCGGCGGCAACATCACGGCGGTCGGGGTCGAGGGCTTCGCCTGGTATCGGCACGAGGCGACGATCGAGGCCGGTGGCATCGGGCGGGAGTTCGAGGACCGCGCCAAGGCGATGGGGGCGGCCGTACCGGAAAGCCAGTCGCTGAGTTTCGAGCTCGATTCCGAAGGCTTCAAGCTCGTCGCCGACCGGCTTGTCGGCGAAGCTGGCGTGCGGCCGATGCTGCATCGGCAATTCGTCGCGCCGATCATGGAGGGCAACACGATCGTCGGCATCATCACGGAGTCGAAGGCGGGTCGCGAAGCGATCCTGGCCAAGCGGGTCATCGATGCGACCGGCGACGCGGACGTGGCCCACCGGGCAGGCGCACCGACCCATAAGACGCCGAAGGAACAGATGCAGGCCGCCTCGGTCATGTTCCACCTCGCCGGCGTCGACAAACGCGCCTTCATGGACGGCGTGAGGGCTGATCCGCAGACGTATCGCGACTGGTCGACCGGCGAATGGCAGGTCGAGACCGACGGCAAGGAGGATGCCATGTTCTCCCCCTTTCTGGGCAAGCCCTTCGCCCAGGCGATCCGCGACGGCGTTTTACCGGCCCATCTCAACACGATCTCGAGCACCTGGGGCGCGGCGCACGATAGCGGCGAACTCACCTATATGAACCTCGTGCACCTCGCGGAATGCGACGGGACCGATCCGGACGACCTCACCGCCTTCGAAATGGAGGGGCGCAGCCAGGCCATGGCGGCCATCGAGGTCTTGCGCCGCTACACGCCCGGTTGCGAAAGCGCGCGCCTTCGTAATTTCGGCATGACGATCGGGATCCGCGACACGCGCAAGATCGACGCGGTCTATAATTTGACCGAGCGGGATGTGAGGCACGAGGGCCGTTTCGAGGATTCGATCGGCATCTATCCCGAATTCATCGATGGCTACGGCATTCTCATTCTGCCGACGACCGGGCGCTACATGCACGTGCCGTATCGGGCCATGCTCCCCAAGGGCGTGCAGGCTCTGCTGGTCGCCGGCCGCGCGATCGGTGGCAGTCGGGTCGCTCACGCGGCGACGCGGAATATGGCCTGTTGCGCGGTGGCCGGGCAGGGGGCAGGCGTCGCGGCCGCGATCTCGGTTCGCAGCGGGCGGGCGCTCGATGCCGTCAATCTCGCGGATGTGCAGGCGGAGCTCATCCGCCAGGGCGTGCGCCTGCACTGA
- a CDS encoding aromatic ring-hydroxylating oxygenase subunit alpha, with product MTARQDMISLLKNRKVGFSLPQPFYNDPEFFKLDMENIWYKDWLFAGHDIEINEPGQWFTMQVGAYPLIIIRGRDGEIRALHNSCRHRGSIICKTEHGSSKRLVCPYHQWSYDTDGSLLRARHAAADFDKSGYGLKQAHCETVGGYIFVCVAQNAPDFAPFRAQALPYLAPHKLGGDVKIATQNTIVENGNWKLVWENNRECYHCAANHPELCRTFPEAPTVTGVTGAMDDPIIKAHWDKCEAAGLPSTFVINPTGQFRHTRAPLIEGVESYTMSGKTAVARPLCDDVTTPQIGTMLMFHYPTSWNHVLGDHAISFRVLPIDATHTAVTTKWLVHKDAQEGVDYHLDELTAVWNATNDQDRRVVEDNQFGINSPAYEPGPYLEPDEGGVAQFVEWYTNAMDRSLNGDRATLSRVA from the coding sequence ATGACCGCACGCCAAGACATGATTTCGCTTCTGAAGAACCGGAAAGTCGGCTTCTCGCTGCCGCAGCCGTTCTACAATGACCCGGAATTCTTCAAGCTCGACATGGAGAACATCTGGTACAAAGATTGGCTGTTCGCCGGTCACGATATCGAAATCAACGAGCCAGGGCAGTGGTTCACGATGCAGGTCGGCGCTTATCCGCTGATCATCATCCGTGGCCGGGACGGCGAAATCCGTGCCCTCCACAATTCCTGCCGCCATCGCGGGTCGATCATCTGCAAGACCGAGCATGGCTCATCGAAGCGGCTCGTCTGCCCGTATCACCAGTGGTCCTACGACACCGACGGATCGCTGCTCCGCGCCCGCCACGCCGCAGCGGATTTCGACAAATCCGGCTATGGCTTGAAGCAGGCCCATTGCGAAACGGTCGGCGGATATATCTTCGTCTGCGTCGCCCAGAACGCGCCGGATTTTGCTCCGTTCCGCGCCCAGGCGCTCCCCTATCTCGCTCCGCACAAGCTCGGCGGCGATGTTAAGATCGCGACCCAGAACACCATCGTCGAGAACGGCAATTGGAAGCTCGTGTGGGAGAATAACCGCGAATGCTATCACTGCGCCGCAAACCATCCGGAATTATGCCGCACCTTCCCCGAGGCCCCGACCGTTACGGGCGTGACGGGCGCGATGGATGATCCGATCATCAAGGCGCATTGGGACAAGTGCGAGGCGGCCGGCCTTCCCTCGACCTTCGTGATCAACCCGACCGGCCAGTTTCGCCACACCCGCGCGCCGCTGATCGAGGGCGTCGAGAGCTATACCATGTCGGGCAAGACGGCCGTCGCTCGGCCGCTCTGCGACGACGTCACGACCCCGCAGATCGGCACAATGCTGATGTTCCACTATCCCACCAGCTGGAACCACGTGCTGGGCGACCATGCCATTTCGTTCCGGGTGCTGCCGATCGACGCCACCCACACGGCCGTGACGACCAAATGGCTGGTCCACAAGGATGCCCAGGAAGGGGTCGACTACCATCTCGACGAATTGACGGCGGTGTGGAACGCCACCAACGATCAGGATCGCCGCGTCGTCGAAGACAACCAGTTCGGCATCAACTCGCCCGCCTACGAGCCCGGCCCCTACCTCGAGCCGGACGAAGGCGGAGTGGCACAATTCGTCGAGTGGTACACCAATGCAATGGACCGCTCGCTCAACGGCGATCGGGCGACGCTTAGCCGCGTGGCCTGA
- a CDS encoding MFS transporter → MTDATVSQTPSAKTVQGWIDERPIWPDGTSLPSVPMTSMQWLIWGLAAAGKFFEGFVVFMTGVALPLLSAEFHIGAAEHGIISAASLFGILIGAVALGGLSDRFGRKPMFIIEMVIFVGFLAALCVAPNYYLLVIFLFGLGLSLGCDYPTAHMIISESIPSLMRGKLVLGAFAFQAVGALAGTAVGYGVLATLPELSAWRWMYASALIPAILVLIGRFYIVESAIGCSRAVRPSAPRPPSSACSSARPNIRPISS, encoded by the coding sequence ATGACTGACGCGACCGTAAGCCAAACGCCATCCGCCAAAACCGTCCAGGGCTGGATCGACGAGCGTCCGATCTGGCCGGACGGCACGAGCCTCCCGTCCGTCCCCATGACATCGATGCAATGGTTGATTTGGGGGCTGGCCGCAGCGGGCAAGTTCTTCGAAGGCTTCGTTGTCTTTATGACCGGTGTCGCGTTGCCGCTGCTCTCGGCCGAGTTCCACATCGGCGCCGCCGAGCATGGGATCATCAGCGCCGCGAGCTTGTTCGGCATCTTGATCGGCGCTGTCGCGCTCGGGGGCTTGTCGGACCGGTTCGGCCGCAAGCCGATGTTCATCATCGAGATGGTGATCTTCGTTGGTTTTCTCGCGGCGCTCTGTGTCGCGCCGAATTATTACCTCCTTGTGATCTTCCTGTTCGGCCTCGGCCTGTCGCTCGGCTGCGACTATCCGACGGCCCATATGATCATTTCCGAGAGCATCCCGAGCCTGATGCGCGGCAAGCTGGTGCTCGGTGCCTTTGCGTTCCAGGCCGTGGGTGCGCTGGCCGGAACGGCGGTCGGCTATGGGGTCCTGGCGACCTTGCCCGAACTCTCAGCGTGGCGCTGGATGTATGCCTCCGCGCTCATCCCGGCCATCCTGGTGCTGATCGGCCGCTTCTACATCGTCGAGAGCGCCATTGGCTGTTCGCGCGCGGTGAGGCCCAGCGCGCCGAGGCCGCCGTCAAGCGCCTGCTCGTCCGCACGCCCCAATATCCGACCGATATCAAGCTGA
- a CDS encoding transporter substrate-binding domain-containing protein produces MRWAKASGCSVVIGLLAGLAFVSVCSAQQPRLPPLRVAVYDVPPYGYVEPDGSIAGVSVDLWRRVAERLERTFELTPVSDMDAVLGGLEQNRFDVAIGAITITPERDARVDFSYPAHRSGVAVAVRKATGPLSAVMAYGAAVSDLGIMFVGILLLLISAGFGMWLVERSSRSADHGESAITTLRDGLYWAVVTMTTVGYGDKTPKTNSGRIMATLWMFGSLILVSLLSTSLVSRLTAERVEGNTAGSTIDLEGRHLAAVGQSSGAEYLDGLRLPYTRYKNLPEALDAVADNRADAVVNSVGALTYGVAKRYSGRLEMPRGLLAPAYMAFALPRGSALKGSIDQALIRITSGPEWIAIEQSFFGR; encoded by the coding sequence GTGCGGTGGGCCAAGGCCAGTGGGTGCAGCGTCGTGATTGGGCTGCTCGCGGGGCTGGCCTTCGTCTCAGTCTGCTCGGCCCAACAGCCGCGACTGCCACCGCTACGGGTCGCCGTTTATGATGTGCCGCCCTACGGATATGTAGAGCCGGATGGGTCGATCGCGGGCGTCAGCGTCGACCTCTGGCGCCGAGTCGCGGAGCGTCTCGAGAGAACCTTCGAACTGACGCCCGTTTCGGACATGGACGCCGTTCTTGGCGGACTGGAACAGAATCGCTTCGATGTCGCGATCGGCGCGATCACGATTACGCCGGAACGCGATGCACGCGTCGATTTCTCCTATCCGGCGCACCGGTCCGGGGTCGCCGTCGCGGTTCGCAAGGCCACCGGCCCCCTGTCGGCCGTCATGGCCTATGGGGCCGCAGTCTCAGACCTCGGCATCATGTTCGTCGGCATTTTGCTTCTGCTGATCTCGGCAGGGTTCGGCATGTGGCTCGTCGAGCGCTCGAGTCGATCCGCCGACCATGGAGAATCGGCCATCACGACCTTGCGCGATGGCCTGTATTGGGCAGTCGTGACCATGACGACGGTGGGCTATGGCGATAAGACGCCGAAGACGAACTCCGGTCGGATCATGGCGACGCTCTGGATGTTCGGCAGCCTGATCCTCGTCTCGCTGCTGTCGACGAGCCTCGTTTCTCGCCTGACGGCCGAGCGGGTGGAGGGGAACACGGCGGGTTCGACGATCGATCTCGAGGGGCGACACCTCGCGGCCGTCGGTCAGTCCTCGGGCGCCGAATATCTCGACGGCCTCCGCCTGCCCTACACGCGTTACAAGAACCTGCCGGAGGCGCTGGACGCCGTCGCCGACAATCGCGCCGATGCCGTCGTCAACAGCGTCGGCGCCCTCACTTATGGCGTGGCCAAACGATATTCAGGGCGGCTCGAGATGCCGCGCGGCTTGTTGGCCCCCGCCTATATGGCGTTCGCGCTGCCGCGGGGGAGCGCGCTCAAGGGGTCGATCGATCAGGCTCTGATCAGAATCACGAGCGGCCCCGAATGGATCGCGATCGAGCAGAGCTTCTTCGGTCGCTAA
- the glmM gene encoding phosphoglucosamine mutase yields MGRKYFGTDGIRGRANGLITPDLAMRVGQATGLLFQRGDHRHRVVIGKDTRLSGYMIEYAMVGGFTSVGMDVMLLGPVPTPAVAMLTRSMRADVGVMISASHNPYEDNGIKLFGPDGFKLSDEVEAEIERLLDCNLGSRLSKSKHLGRAKRIESVHARYIEFAKRTLPRNLSLDGLRIVLDCANGAAYKVAPEALWELGAEVFSIGIEPDGFNINHNVGSTAPDALVRKVREMRADVGIALDGDADRLLMVDEKGNVIDGDQIMAVIAQSWMEDGRLSKPGLVTTVMSNLGLERYLQGVGLGMVRTAVGDRYVLEHMRQNGYNVGGEQSGHIILSDYSTTGDGLVAALQVMAVVKRSDKPVSEVCHRFEPLPQILKNVRVSGTVLSQPGIAEMIEKQRTRLAASGRLLIRPSGTEPVIRVMGEGDNKDLVESVVDDICDALTASGTSLAAE; encoded by the coding sequence ATGGGGCGGAAATATTTCGGGACGGACGGCATTCGCGGACGCGCCAATGGCCTGATCACCCCCGATCTCGCCATGAGGGTCGGTCAGGCGACCGGGCTGCTGTTCCAGCGCGGCGATCATCGCCACCGCGTCGTTATCGGCAAGGACACGCGCCTCTCCGGCTATATGATCGAATATGCGATGGTGGGCGGCTTCACCTCGGTCGGCATGGACGTGATGCTGCTCGGCCCGGTCCCGACGCCGGCCGTCGCCATGCTGACGCGTTCGATGCGGGCCGATGTCGGCGTGATGATCTCGGCCTCGCATAACCCCTACGAAGACAACGGCATCAAGCTGTTCGGGCCAGACGGGTTCAAGCTGTCGGATGAGGTCGAAGCCGAGATCGAGCGCCTACTCGACTGCAATCTTGGATCGCGGCTGTCGAAATCGAAACATCTCGGCCGTGCCAAACGCATCGAGAGCGTGCACGCCCGCTACATCGAATTCGCCAAGCGCACCCTGCCCCGCAACCTGTCGCTTGACGGCCTCCGCATCGTGCTCGATTGCGCCAATGGGGCCGCCTACAAGGTCGCGCCCGAAGCGTTGTGGGAACTCGGCGCTGAGGTGTTCTCGATCGGCATCGAGCCGGATGGCTTCAACATCAACCACAATGTCGGCTCGACCGCGCCTGACGCCCTGGTCCGCAAGGTCCGCGAAATGCGGGCTGATGTCGGCATCGCGCTCGATGGCGACGCCGACCGGCTCCTCATGGTCGACGAAAAGGGCAATGTGATCGACGGCGACCAGATCATGGCCGTGATCGCGCAAAGCTGGATGGAGGACGGCCGCCTCAGCAAGCCCGGCCTCGTCACCACCGTGATGTCCAACCTCGGGTTGGAGCGCTACCTGCAAGGGGTCGGGCTCGGCATGGTCCGCACCGCGGTCGGCGATCGGTATGTGCTCGAACACATGCGTCAAAATGGCTACAACGTCGGCGGCGAGCAATCGGGCCACATCATCCTGTCGGATTATTCGACGACCGGCGACGGGCTCGTCGCGGCCCTGCAGGTCATGGCCGTGGTCAAGCGCTCCGACAAACCGGTCAGCGAGGTGTGCCATCGCTTCGAGCCGCTGCCGCAGATTCTCAAGAACGTGCGCGTCAGCGGCACCGTCTTGTCGCAGCCAGGCATTGCCGAGATGATCGAGAAGCAGCGCACGCGGCTTGCGGCCTCCGGTCGCTTGCTCATCCGCCCCTCCGGCACCGAGCCGGTAATCCGCGTGATGGGCGAAGGCGACAACAAGGATCTGGTCGAGAGCGTCGTCGACGACATCTGCGATGCGCTGACCGCGAGCGGAACATCGTTGGCGGCGGAGTAA